The following are encoded in a window of Kitasatospora sp. NBC_01250 genomic DNA:
- a CDS encoding non-ribosomal peptide synthetase: protein MGNVVEAAAPLRPAAPDSGDLSLSELLTRQAARTPGAPAVRDGGRELSYRELDDMAAAVAGALTDRGVRPGMTVGVLGTRSWESTVALCGVLKAGSVAVPLDAHHPSARMSDMMVDSGADVVVLLTGHRSVCESLPVRWLPFAEAVEHRPTGLAQPAPGDRTRQAQDAAYILFTSGTTGRPKAVVVPHKAVARLGLDGLPWCAGPGKRVLQTFGLSFDGSLMEVWSTLLNGGCLVVAGPNELLDPSALQALMDREQVSHAFLTMSLFHHAVRFRPGIFAGLEMVLTGGEAMAVGLARAVLDSGAPRQLIHGYGVTEAGILVTTHDLRSIARDAASVPIGQPVAGSECHVLLEDGSPALPGQEGELYIGGDGLALGYLGRAEETRRAFVTMAVGGRAGVRLYHSGDRARWNPNGTLEFLGRSDRQVKIRGCRIELDALEAQMRAHPDVAEAAVLLRGEDDMSRTLSAFVTSARPDRPVHPEQVRMFLAERLPAHSIPTPIRPVDRFPLTDNGKIDYAALRADLQAPANDRPGQDGAPADDDPVRRIWADSLGVSVHPDTHFFEAGGNSLLAAHVVNRTLTALGLPPDRFRPLLRSLLAQPAFSAHRAALAGFRESGSAPVPDPAEHAYFEAEASLDLTLPPLDRPAVGSGPVRRVLLTGATGFLGAFLLERLMRHPDIVVHCLVRAGDPDHARDRVRANLLRYGIEQPDPQRIEVHPADLSRAGLGLATAVRRRLADSIDLVLHNAAHVNFIYPYSALRGPNVTAVRELIGLAAARRIPLHHVSSVAVLAGSGAAGVRQFTETSPLSHPELISLGYGESKWVAERLLQHAARAGLPVTVYRPYEITGHSRTGAWNTDTALCALLDAITRLGAAPAIRLPFDLVPVDSVADAIVGVATTYPHVAGVFHLTNPRPALLCDMVGRLRAAGHTIRELPYRDWVQLVLEHVREHPDTLVAPFAPLFATRANHADISVKELFLESVFPRMDQTRIQQIWPNWKRSCPAVDTALLDHYVHHLHAGGLLAARAH from the coding sequence ATGGGAAATGTCGTGGAAGCCGCTGCCCCTCTTCGGCCGGCCGCACCGGATTCGGGGGACCTCTCGCTCTCTGAGCTGCTCACCCGGCAGGCAGCCCGGACCCCCGGGGCGCCGGCGGTACGGGACGGAGGGCGGGAGCTGTCGTACCGGGAACTCGACGACATGGCTGCCGCTGTCGCCGGCGCGCTGACGGACCGCGGTGTGCGCCCCGGGATGACGGTCGGGGTGCTCGGTACCCGATCCTGGGAGTCCACGGTCGCGCTGTGCGGCGTGCTGAAGGCGGGTTCCGTCGCCGTCCCGCTGGATGCCCATCACCCGTCCGCACGGATGAGCGACATGATGGTCGACTCCGGGGCGGACGTGGTTGTGCTGCTGACCGGTCACCGATCCGTCTGCGAGTCGCTGCCGGTGCGATGGCTGCCCTTCGCCGAAGCAGTTGAGCACCGGCCGACCGGGCTTGCGCAGCCCGCTCCGGGCGACCGGACGCGCCAGGCACAGGATGCCGCGTACATCCTGTTCACCTCGGGTACCACGGGACGGCCGAAGGCGGTGGTGGTGCCCCACAAGGCGGTGGCGCGGCTCGGTCTCGACGGTCTTCCGTGGTGCGCGGGGCCGGGCAAGCGGGTCCTGCAGACCTTCGGCCTGTCGTTCGACGGGTCACTGATGGAGGTGTGGTCGACACTGCTCAACGGCGGCTGCCTGGTGGTGGCGGGGCCCAACGAGCTGCTCGATCCCAGTGCGCTGCAGGCCCTGATGGACCGCGAGCAGGTCAGCCACGCATTCCTGACCATGAGCCTGTTCCACCACGCGGTCCGCTTCCGACCCGGCATCTTCGCAGGGTTGGAGATGGTGCTGACGGGTGGTGAGGCCATGGCCGTCGGGCTCGCCCGTGCGGTCCTCGACAGCGGTGCGCCGCGCCAGCTCATCCACGGCTACGGCGTGACCGAGGCGGGCATCCTGGTCACCACGCATGACCTCCGCAGCATCGCGCGGGATGCGGCTTCCGTTCCCATCGGGCAGCCGGTGGCGGGCAGCGAGTGCCACGTCCTGCTGGAGGACGGCAGCCCGGCGCTCCCCGGCCAGGAAGGCGAGCTGTACATCGGCGGTGACGGGCTGGCGCTGGGCTATCTGGGGCGTGCGGAGGAGACCAGGAGGGCGTTCGTCACCATGGCCGTCGGCGGCCGGGCCGGCGTCCGGCTGTACCACAGCGGCGACCGGGCCCGGTGGAACCCCAACGGAACCCTGGAATTCCTCGGACGGTCCGACCGCCAGGTGAAGATCCGCGGATGCCGGATCGAACTGGACGCCCTGGAGGCGCAGATGCGAGCGCACCCGGACGTCGCCGAGGCAGCCGTCCTGCTTCGGGGGGAGGACGACATGAGCAGGACGCTGAGTGCCTTCGTCACCTCCGCTCGCCCGGACCGTCCCGTTCACCCGGAGCAGGTGCGCATGTTCCTGGCCGAGCGGCTGCCAGCGCACAGCATCCCCACTCCGATCAGACCCGTGGACCGGTTCCCGCTCACCGACAACGGAAAGATCGACTACGCCGCCCTGCGGGCCGACCTCCAGGCACCCGCGAACGACAGGCCGGGGCAGGACGGCGCACCGGCGGACGACGACCCCGTGCGCCGCATCTGGGCCGACAGCCTGGGTGTGTCGGTCCACCCGGACACCCACTTCTTCGAAGCCGGCGGGAACTCCCTGCTTGCGGCACACGTCGTGAACCGCACGCTCACCGCACTCGGTCTGCCCCCGGACCGGTTCCGACCGCTGCTGCGCAGCCTGCTGGCCCAGCCCGCCTTCTCGGCCCACCGTGCCGCGCTGGCCGGATTCCGCGAGTCCGGTTCCGCTCCGGTGCCCGACCCGGCCGAGCACGCCTATTTCGAGGCCGAGGCTTCGCTCGATCTGACGCTGCCTCCGCTCGACCGGCCGGCGGTCGGTAGCGGCCCAGTGCGTCGCGTTCTCCTCACCGGGGCCACCGGCTTCCTGGGCGCCTTCCTGCTGGAGCGCCTGATGCGCCACCCCGACATCGTCGTTCACTGCCTGGTGCGGGCCGGTGACCCGGACCACGCGCGCGACCGCGTCCGCGCCAACCTGCTGCGGTACGGGATCGAGCAGCCCGATCCGCAACGGATCGAGGTCCACCCGGCCGACCTGTCCCGCGCCGGGCTGGGCCTGGCGACGGCGGTCCGGCGACGGCTCGCGGACTCGATCGACCTCGTCCTGCACAACGCCGCCCACGTCAACTTCATCTACCCGTACAGCGCGCTGCGCGGCCCCAACGTGACCGCGGTCCGCGAGCTGATCGGCCTGGCCGCGGCCCGGCGCATCCCGCTGCACCACGTCTCCAGCGTCGCCGTGCTGGCGGGCAGCGGTGCCGCGGGCGTCCGGCAGTTCACCGAGACCAGCCCGCTGAGCCATCCCGAACTGATCAGCCTGGGGTACGGCGAGTCGAAGTGGGTCGCCGAACGCCTGCTGCAACACGCCGCCCGGGCCGGACTGCCGGTCACCGTCTACCGGCCGTACGAGATCACCGGGCACAGCCGTACCGGCGCGTGGAACACCGACACCGCGCTGTGCGCTCTCCTGGACGCGATCACCCGGCTCGGGGCCGCCCCGGCCATCCGGCTGCCGTTCGACCTGGTTCCCGTCGATTCCGTCGCTGATGCGATCGTCGGCGTGGCGACCACCTACCCGCACGTCGCAGGGGTGTTCCACCTGACCAATCCGCGCCCCGCACTGCTCTGCGACATGGTCGGCCGGCTGCGCGCCGCCGGGCACACCATCCGGGAGCTGCCCTACCGCGACTGGGTGCAGTTGGTGCTGGAACACGTCCGCGAACACCCTGACACGTTGGTCGCCCCGTTCGCGCCGCTGTTCGCCACCCGCGCCAACCACGCGGACATCAGCGTCAAGGAGCTGTTCCTGGAATCCGTCTTCCCCCGCATGGACCAGACCCGCATCCAGCAGATCTGGCCGAACTGGAAGCGGTCCTGCCCGGCCGTCGACACCGCGCTCCTCGACCACTACGTCCACCACCTGCACGCCGGCGGGCTGCTCGCCGCCCGCGCGCACTGA
- a CDS encoding Dabb family protein, protein MIRHIALFKLKPDYSWDDPAVAEAERIAARIGAEVPELLHWQTGRNTSARPIAYDFAVIGLLADQEALERYLVHPFHRQAIEKWRPISDWVVADLVEPEPALV, encoded by the coding sequence ATGATCCGCCACATCGCCTTGTTCAAGCTCAAACCGGACTACAGCTGGGACGACCCGGCCGTGGCCGAGGCCGAGCGGATCGCCGCCCGCATCGGCGCCGAAGTCCCCGAACTGCTGCACTGGCAGACCGGCCGGAACACCTCGGCCCGGCCGATCGCCTACGACTTCGCGGTGATCGGCCTGCTCGCGGACCAGGAAGCGCTGGAGCGCTACCTCGTCCACCCGTTCCACCGACAGGCCATCGAGAAGTGGCGGCCGATCAGCGACTGGGTGGTGGCCGACCTCGTCGAGCCGGAACCCGCCCTCGTCTGA
- a CDS encoding phenylacetate--CoA ligase family protein yields the protein MFTIYRPELAGPAVELRDQHRSFLAGQWDRTGLAEHQLTSVRRTLRYVKENSSFYRAHLAAVDPSTITALDERALAGIPFTTKDDLRAAQHGLLSRPLADAWIFYETTGTTGCSTPCPRDDIDSLANNTVLTHYYGTVFRQYGDDQVIGVAGPTELHAFSDTFGDVCRNLGLAVAKMWPHSPMVGFDRALEVMRSFPITGLFCTPGMALMLAKRAVAAGLDPRRDFRLDVLMTTGELASPSLIANLGEIWGAHAYNALYASQEASVMGAAATDGRLYTAPLISYNEVVDPETDRWVQPDADGTREGELVVTHLYQGAKPLVRYRTGDLVRITDPRPGQSVPAPSIAALGRVRDRLALNGHLITGYDLEHLLLRHLRGYLDYQITIDRVDGTDRLSLTLQLPGRAGAAAVAQGAARAVEQCRDELGTELEVGTGTLGSITTTGAMVSWKAARVIDLRAGGQDAEASAAAKIAAGRTR from the coding sequence ATGTTCACGATCTACCGTCCCGAGCTGGCCGGCCCGGCCGTCGAACTCCGCGACCAGCACCGCTCGTTCCTCGCCGGCCAGTGGGACCGGACCGGTCTGGCAGAGCACCAGCTCACGTCGGTGCGCCGGACACTCCGCTATGTCAAGGAGAACTCCTCCTTCTACCGTGCCCACCTCGCCGCAGTCGACCCGTCCACCATCACCGCCTTGGACGAGCGCGCCCTCGCAGGCATCCCGTTCACCACCAAGGACGACCTGCGCGCCGCCCAGCACGGCCTGCTGTCCCGGCCGCTCGCCGACGCCTGGATCTTCTACGAGACCACGGGCACCACCGGCTGCTCCACTCCCTGCCCGCGCGACGATATCGACTCGCTCGCCAACAACACCGTCCTCACGCACTACTACGGGACAGTCTTCCGCCAGTACGGTGATGACCAGGTCATCGGGGTGGCAGGGCCGACCGAGCTGCACGCTTTCTCGGACACCTTCGGCGACGTCTGCCGCAACCTCGGCCTGGCCGTGGCGAAGATGTGGCCGCACTCCCCGATGGTCGGCTTCGACCGGGCTCTGGAGGTGATGCGGTCCTTCCCGATCACTGGCCTGTTCTGCACCCCTGGCATGGCACTGATGCTCGCCAAACGGGCCGTCGCCGCCGGGCTCGACCCGCGCCGGGACTTCCGCCTCGACGTCCTGATGACCACCGGCGAACTCGCCTCGCCCAGCCTGATCGCCAACCTCGGCGAGATCTGGGGGGCTCACGCCTACAACGCCCTGTACGCCTCGCAGGAGGCCTCGGTGATGGGCGCCGCCGCCACCGACGGGCGGCTGTACACCGCTCCGCTCATCTCGTACAACGAAGTTGTCGACCCGGAGACCGACCGCTGGGTGCAGCCCGACGCGGACGGCACCCGGGAAGGAGAACTGGTCGTCACCCACCTGTACCAGGGTGCCAAGCCGCTGGTCCGGTACCGTACCGGCGACCTGGTCAGGATCACCGATCCGCGTCCGGGGCAGAGCGTTCCGGCTCCGTCGATCGCCGCCCTCGGCCGGGTCCGTGACCGACTCGCCCTCAACGGGCACCTGATCACCGGCTACGACCTGGAGCACCTGCTGCTGCGTCATCTGCGCGGCTACCTGGACTACCAGATCACCATCGACCGCGTGGACGGTACCGACCGGCTCTCCCTGACCCTCCAGCTGCCAGGCCGTGCGGGCGCGGCCGCCGTCGCCCAGGGCGCCGCCCGCGCGGTCGAGCAGTGCCGCGACGAACTCGGCACCGAGCTGGAGGTCGGCACCGGCACCCTCGGCAGCATCACCACCACCGGCGCGATGGTCAGCTGGAAGGCCGCCCGGGTCATCGACCTGCGTGCGGGCGGCCAGGACGCCGAGGCGTCGGCCGCCGCCAAGATCGCGGCCGGGAGGACTCGATGA
- a CDS encoding branched-chain amino acid transaminase translates to MTTRARPAIAAMAYHQGAFVPFAEAGLPLTTQALQYGTGVFEGIRAHSCADGGKLVLFRVRDHYERFLRSCRLLRIETGHTVDELVEITCELLRRNGTTADTYLRPLGYKLALLPGTRPGVGLSGVSDALSITGFPMGAYTPPGGIRCTVSSWVRPRSAAIPIHAKVTGGYVNNALAADEARAAGYDDAILLDDRGRVCEASTANVFAARSGRLLTPPATADLLPGITRDTVLALAADLGIETAEHELDVSDLRCADEVFLTGTGIGITPVNEVSGHPIGVGEPGPIARSLAHHYARTIRGGGDVRHHHWLTSVRIDQG, encoded by the coding sequence ATGACCACCCGGGCGAGGCCCGCCATCGCCGCCATGGCCTACCACCAGGGTGCGTTCGTCCCGTTCGCCGAGGCCGGTCTGCCGCTCACCACCCAGGCCCTGCAGTACGGCACCGGGGTCTTCGAGGGCATCCGTGCGCACAGCTGCGCCGATGGCGGGAAACTGGTGCTCTTCCGGGTCCGCGACCATTACGAGCGCTTCCTGCGCTCCTGCCGCCTCCTGCGCATCGAGACCGGGCACACCGTCGACGAACTGGTCGAGATCACCTGTGAGCTGCTCCGGCGCAACGGCACCACCGCCGACACCTACCTGCGGCCACTCGGTTACAAGCTCGCTCTGCTACCCGGCACGCGGCCCGGCGTCGGCCTGAGCGGCGTCTCCGACGCCCTGTCGATCACCGGCTTCCCGATGGGCGCCTACACCCCGCCTGGCGGCATCCGCTGCACGGTCAGCTCCTGGGTACGGCCGCGCAGTGCTGCGATCCCGATCCACGCCAAGGTCACCGGAGGGTACGTCAACAACGCGCTTGCCGCCGACGAGGCCAGGGCGGCCGGATACGACGACGCGATCCTGCTCGACGACCGTGGCCGGGTCTGCGAGGCCAGCACCGCGAACGTCTTCGCAGCTCGTTCCGGCCGACTGCTCACCCCGCCCGCCACCGCGGACCTGTTGCCCGGCATCACTCGGGACACCGTGCTGGCCCTCGCCGCCGATCTCGGCATCGAGACTGCCGAACACGAGTTGGACGTGTCCGATCTACGCTGTGCCGACGAGGTCTTTCTCACCGGCACCGGCATCGGAATCACCCCGGTCAACGAGGTTTCCGGGCACCCGATCGGCGTCGGCGAACCCGGCCCGATCGCCCGAAGCCTCGCCCACCACTACGCCCGGACCATCCGCGGCGGCGGAGACGTTCGACACCACCACTGGCTCACCTCCGTCCGGATCGACCAAGGCTGA
- a CDS encoding prephenate dehydratase domain-containing protein, protein MVTTAASDHLAAEHRVPAGHGAWPAGGVDLPGGAGDLLTREIIRHRPARLVGTLGPQGTSSEEAAGFLWDRLHGGAPKCEPQVGLYDTYEQAGNALRSGEISHVVIANAYARINEFYMDTRIALAAAFVLETPLYGIARDLDHKVPAVPVVATHPAPVPLVDQLLPARYTGRKITLTPSTSAAARAVRERTADLALTTEPAADRYGLRFISRTRTIQMVWSVFVAEDAQQHRAHHTRRDPPGSH, encoded by the coding sequence ATGGTGACCACCGCAGCTTCCGACCACCTCGCCGCAGAACACCGGGTGCCCGCCGGCCATGGAGCATGGCCGGCGGGCGGGGTCGACCTTCCCGGTGGAGCAGGAGATCTGCTCACCCGGGAGATCATCCGGCACCGCCCTGCCCGACTGGTCGGCACACTCGGCCCCCAGGGCACCAGCAGTGAGGAAGCCGCCGGCTTCCTCTGGGACCGACTCCACGGCGGCGCGCCCAAGTGCGAACCACAGGTGGGGCTGTACGACACGTACGAGCAGGCCGGCAACGCCCTGCGCTCGGGCGAGATCAGCCATGTGGTGATCGCCAACGCCTACGCGAGAATCAACGAGTTCTACATGGACACCCGGATCGCGCTGGCTGCCGCGTTCGTCCTTGAGACTCCCCTGTACGGCATCGCCCGAGATCTCGACCACAAGGTCCCCGCCGTCCCGGTGGTGGCCACCCACCCCGCTCCGGTGCCGCTCGTCGACCAGCTACTCCCCGCCCGGTACACGGGCCGGAAGATCACCCTGACGCCCTCGACCAGCGCGGCCGCCCGAGCTGTCCGCGAGCGGACAGCCGACCTGGCCTTGACCACCGAACCCGCCGCCGACCGATACGGACTGCGGTTTATCTCCCGCACCAGGACCATCCAGATGGTCTGGTCGGTGTTCGTCGCCGAGGACGCCCAGCAGCACCGGGCACACCACACACGACGTGACCCTCCTGGCTCACACTGA
- a CDS encoding GNAT family N-acetyltransferase has protein sequence MEKTVTYLEMTAREELKPGRVVPALELRREEGLTALARSVQARVGAAHGWRSSTRSDQEWHDLATAHPRRQYWLIRLAGETAGIVALEPQPGGDVEIRTFGLLPQYVGQGLGGHALTLALRQAWATEPLEAAAVRRVWLHTSSNDHPGALLNYQRRGLRVYRTEVEE, from the coding sequence ATGGAGAAGACCGTCACCTATCTCGAGATGACCGCTCGCGAAGAGCTGAAGCCCGGACGGGTCGTGCCTGCGTTGGAACTTCGACGCGAGGAGGGGCTGACGGCGCTGGCGCGCTCGGTGCAGGCCCGGGTCGGTGCGGCCCACGGGTGGCGCAGTTCGACGCGCTCCGACCAGGAATGGCACGACTTGGCGACGGCGCACCCGCGCCGCCAGTACTGGTTGATCAGGCTGGCGGGCGAGACAGCCGGGATCGTCGCGCTGGAGCCCCAGCCCGGCGGCGACGTGGAGATCCGCACCTTCGGACTCCTGCCCCAGTACGTCGGCCAGGGGCTCGGCGGGCATGCCCTCACGCTGGCGCTGCGGCAGGCCTGGGCGACCGAACCGTTGGAGGCTGCGGCCGTCCGCAGGGTGTGGCTGCACACCAGCTCCAACGATCACCCGGGCGCGCTCCTCAACTATCAGCGCCGAGGACTTCGCGTCTACCGCACCGAGGTTGAGGAGTAG
- a CDS encoding HEAT repeat domain-containing protein, translating to MDNAVGLAGRLMAAARLEQTSEEDQDGHAYWNLVREAAEGESGETALRCGLGLLASAEVLERKVGCNLVRDVAATHECLRGEAATALMALAEVETEACVLHALVIGLGAAQDPRAVPVLVGLSGHEDTEVRHGVALVFGTLNSGLPDGPDVRALIRLAQDQDSEVRNWAAFALGFQLEQDTTAIRDALWKCTTDEDDEVRQEGARGLARRHDPRAVPLIAHLLDSDDGSQIFTLDAAEILGVPELLPSLAAYEFDASQTDRAIAACDPVRRARLEDDAWAVVVELERLRPGIGAALSSPRYDSVHRMRVTHRETVGASYAAAALLARAGGDPVRAAELVVADLTASPGSGPQTDGLSETSA from the coding sequence ATGGACAACGCGGTGGGTCTGGCGGGGCGCTTGATGGCTGCGGCGCGACTGGAGCAGACCTCGGAGGAGGACCAGGACGGGCACGCCTACTGGAACCTGGTCCGGGAGGCGGCGGAGGGGGAGAGCGGGGAGACCGCGTTGCGCTGCGGGTTGGGGTTGCTGGCGTCGGCCGAGGTCCTGGAGCGGAAGGTGGGCTGCAATCTGGTGCGCGACGTGGCCGCCACGCACGAGTGCCTGCGTGGCGAGGCGGCAACCGCCCTGATGGCGCTGGCCGAGGTGGAGACCGAGGCCTGCGTGTTGCATGCCCTCGTCATCGGCCTGGGCGCGGCGCAGGACCCGCGCGCCGTTCCCGTCCTGGTAGGGCTTTCCGGCCACGAGGACACCGAGGTGCGACATGGGGTCGCCCTGGTATTCGGCACCCTCAACAGCGGACTGCCCGACGGGCCCGATGTCCGGGCGCTGATCCGGCTCGCCCAGGACCAGGACTCCGAGGTCCGCAACTGGGCGGCCTTCGCCTTGGGGTTCCAACTGGAGCAGGACACGACCGCCATCAGGGACGCGCTGTGGAAGTGCACCACCGATGAGGACGACGAGGTCCGGCAGGAGGGCGCGCGTGGGCTGGCCAGGCGGCACGACCCACGGGCCGTCCCACTGATCGCGCACCTGCTGGACTCCGATGACGGGTCCCAGATCTTCACCCTGGACGCAGCGGAGATCCTGGGCGTTCCCGAGCTCCTGCCGTCTCTGGCCGCCTACGAGTTCGACGCGTCCCAGACCGACCGGGCCATCGCGGCCTGCGACCCGGTGCGGCGGGCCCGGTTGGAGGACGACGCCTGGGCGGTCGTCGTGGAGTTGGAGCGGCTGCGCCCCGGGATCGGCGCGGCGCTCAGCTCGCCGCGCTACGACTCGGTGCACAGGATGCGAGTGACCCACCGGGAGACGGTCGGCGCGAGCTACGCCGCGGCCGCGCTGCTAGCCCGCGCCGGCGGGGACCCGGTGCGGGCGGCCGAGCTGGTGGTGGCCGACCTCACTGCTTCTCCTGGGAGCGGACCACAGACTGACGGTCTCTCGGAGACTTCCGCCTGA
- a CDS encoding helix-turn-helix transcriptional regulator — protein sequence MGNNDLGDFLRARRAGLTPDEIGLPAEFGAGRRVAGLRRGEVAQLAGVSTEYYTRLEQGRARQPSEQVLDALCEALRFDDIERRHLFALAGIAAGHKDRAEQASRLRPALRQVLESMDLAPAFVSDRDLTVVGGNTMWALLFPGVAELPRRERSMARWTLLDPRARLVWCDWERVARDYVHGLRLAAAAQPRNQRIATLIGELMMRSPEFPAWWSEHRVQERSTGVKRLRHPVVGDLELQYEIFTSVADPGQSLVVYSAPSGSPSQERLRLLASWGSEPAAATARGTTAES from the coding sequence ATGGGCAACAACGACTTGGGCGACTTCCTGCGGGCCCGCCGTGCTGGACTCACGCCGGACGAGATCGGTCTGCCGGCCGAGTTCGGCGCCGGTCGCCGGGTCGCCGGTCTGCGGCGCGGTGAGGTCGCGCAGCTGGCCGGGGTGAGCACCGAGTACTACACCCGGCTGGAACAGGGCCGCGCCCGGCAGCCGTCCGAGCAGGTGCTGGATGCCCTCTGCGAGGCGCTGCGGTTCGACGACATCGAGCGGCGGCACCTGTTCGCCCTCGCGGGCATCGCAGCCGGGCACAAGGACCGGGCCGAGCAGGCGTCACGGCTCCGACCGGCGCTGCGCCAGGTGTTGGAGTCGATGGATCTGGCTCCCGCCTTCGTCAGCGACCGGGACCTCACTGTCGTCGGCGGGAACACGATGTGGGCGCTGCTGTTTCCCGGTGTGGCCGAGCTGCCGCGCCGGGAACGCAGCATGGCGCGCTGGACGCTGCTGGATCCGCGGGCCCGGCTGGTGTGGTGCGACTGGGAACGCGTCGCCCGCGACTACGTGCACGGGTTGCGGCTGGCCGCCGCCGCCCAGCCGCGCAATCAGCGCATCGCCACCCTGATCGGTGAGCTGATGATGCGTTCACCCGAGTTCCCGGCGTGGTGGTCGGAACACCGCGTCCAGGAACGCAGCACCGGCGTCAAGCGCCTGCGCCACCCCGTCGTCGGTGACCTGGAACTGCAGTACGAGATCTTCACCTCGGTCGCCGACCCGGGCCAATCGCTCGTCGTCTACAGCGCGCCGTCCGGCTCGCCGTCCCAGGAGCGCCTGCGACTGCTGGCCAGTTGGGGCAGCGAACCCGCCGCCGCGACCGCCCGGGGCACCACCGCCGAGTCCTGA
- a CDS encoding oxidoreductase — translation MSKTFLITGVSTGLGLAIARRALAAGHRVAGTVRTEQHAAAFRALDPDRARAFVLDLTDADRIDPVVRSAEAELGPIDVLVANAGYGLEGTFEESSMADLRRQFEVNVFGTVATVKAVLPGMRERRGGHIFVITSMGGLTTFPGLAFYEGSKHALEGITDTLAQEVGQFGVRVTAVAPGAFKTDWAGRSLVRAPRSIADYDALFDPIRTRRQALAGQGIGDPDRAGDAILALLDVEKPPVHILLGSDALRLVAAGRQRVQDDFDAWEDLSRSTDSTEGGVTVA, via the coding sequence GTGAGCAAGACATTCCTGATCACCGGCGTCAGCACCGGCCTCGGACTGGCCATCGCCCGACGAGCCCTGGCGGCCGGGCACCGGGTCGCGGGCACCGTGCGCACCGAGCAGCACGCGGCCGCCTTCCGGGCGCTGGACCCCGACCGCGCCCGTGCCTTCGTCCTCGACCTGACCGACGCCGACCGGATCGACCCCGTGGTGCGGTCCGCCGAAGCGGAACTGGGCCCGATCGACGTGCTCGTGGCCAACGCCGGCTACGGGCTCGAAGGCACCTTCGAGGAGTCATCGATGGCCGACCTGCGCCGCCAGTTCGAGGTCAACGTCTTCGGCACGGTAGCGACCGTGAAGGCGGTCCTGCCCGGCATGCGGGAGCGGCGCGGCGGCCACATCTTCGTCATCACCTCGATGGGTGGGCTCACCACCTTCCCCGGACTGGCGTTCTACGAAGGCAGCAAGCACGCCCTGGAAGGCATCACCGACACCCTCGCCCAGGAGGTCGGCCAGTTCGGCGTGCGGGTCACCGCCGTGGCTCCCGGCGCGTTCAAGACCGACTGGGCAGGCAGGTCACTGGTCCGCGCACCACGCAGCATCGCCGACTACGACGCACTGTTCGACCCGATCCGCACCCGCCGCCAGGCCCTCGCGGGTCAGGGCATCGGTGACCCCGATCGCGCGGGCGACGCCATCCTCGCCCTCCTGGACGTGGAGAAGCCTCCCGTGCACATCCTGCTCGGCTCGGACGCGCTACGCCTGGTCGCCGCCGGGCGCCAGCGCGTCCAGGACGACTTCGACGCCTGGGAGGACCTCAGCCGCTCCACCGACTCGACCGAAGGCGGAGTAACCGTCGCCTGA